A window from Leptothermofonsia sichuanensis E412 encodes these proteins:
- the tftA gene encoding hormogonium tapered terminus morphoprotein TftA, with product MGRIFISAGHGGQENGVMDVGGVIAGTTEAQEMIQLRNLIVPEVRSRGFEILSVPDELSQRQTIDWINARTRSGDVALEIHAETFSNPSMRGTSIFHIANNNQRKQNAEQLLLAVLRRVPQLLNRGVKPDTATGTGSLAFCRQVVAPSLLMEIGILSNPDDRFLLQNRRRDIALGIADGLIVWSQAISLPTPTPSPAPTPRPTPSPTPTPTPTPLPPPPADTYSPCNININSQNYGEQGIIVSGNAYIPIDLADRLGVDLSTNPHTRKLNYRGVVYVRAVDLRDFYISVHWEATSRTVILRSSLTICPGQIDRIAGHGNTTEVQLMMFLKSNHESGLTQFPDIARLYREEGSLEGINYDIAFSQMCLETNYLRFSGDIRPGQNNFSRLGAAGGAAEFASFPSARLGVRAQIQHLKAYANTEPLVQEVVDPRFRFVTRGIAPLVRQLSGRWTADSQYGDKIMAILKRLYESSGLM from the coding sequence ATGGGACGAATTTTCATTTCGGCAGGGCATGGTGGCCAGGAAAATGGGGTGATGGATGTGGGGGGAGTGATTGCCGGGACAACCGAAGCTCAGGAGATGATCCAGCTCCGGAATTTGATTGTCCCAGAGGTGCGATCGCGGGGGTTTGAAATCCTCTCTGTACCAGATGAACTGAGCCAGCGGCAGACTATCGACTGGATCAACGCCCGCACTCGATCTGGGGATGTGGCTTTAGAAATTCATGCTGAAACATTCTCCAATCCCTCTATGCGCGGCACCAGCATCTTCCACATTGCCAACAATAACCAGCGCAAACAGAACGCAGAACAACTGTTGCTGGCAGTATTGCGCCGGGTGCCCCAACTGCTGAACCGGGGTGTTAAGCCTGACACAGCGACAGGGACTGGCAGTCTGGCATTTTGTCGCCAGGTGGTTGCCCCCTCCCTGCTAATGGAAATTGGTATTCTCTCTAACCCGGACGATCGCTTCCTGTTACAAAACCGCCGCCGGGATATTGCGCTGGGAATTGCGGATGGGTTGATTGTCTGGAGCCAGGCTATTTCCTTGCCGACTCCCACGCCCAGTCCCGCCCCCACCCCTCGTCCCACGCCCAGTCCGACTCCCACCCCCACCCCTACCCCTTTGCCACCTCCACCTGCTGATACCTACTCACCCTGCAACATCAACATCAACAGTCAGAACTATGGTGAGCAGGGCATTATCGTCAGTGGCAATGCCTACATTCCAATAGACCTGGCTGATCGCCTGGGTGTTGACCTGTCTACTAACCCCCACACCCGTAAGCTAAACTACCGGGGAGTGGTGTATGTGCGAGCCGTCGATCTGCGTGATTTTTATATTTCCGTCCACTGGGAGGCAACCAGTCGAACGGTCATTTTGCGATCGTCTCTGACCATCTGCCCTGGACAGATTGACCGCATCGCCGGACATGGAAACACCACTGAAGTGCAACTCATGATGTTTCTGAAGTCCAACCACGAGTCAGGACTGACTCAGTTTCCAGACATTGCCAGACTTTACCGGGAAGAGGGCAGTCTGGAAGGAATTAATTATGATATCGCTTTCTCCCAGATGTGTCTGGAAACTAACTACCTGCGCTTCAGTGGTGACATCCGACCAGGACAAAACAACTTCTCCAGGTTAGGAGCGGCAGGGGGTGCCGCTGAATTTGCCTCCTTTCCCAGTGCCCGCCTGGGCGTGCGAGCACAGATTCAACATCTGAAAGCCTATGCCAATACCGAACCCCTGGTTCAGGAAGTGGTTGACCCCCGATTCCGCTTTGTCACTCGCGGCATTGCCCCCCTAGTCAGGCAGTTGAGCGGTCGCTGGACGGCGGATTCCCAGTATGGCGATAAGATTATGGCGATTTTGAAACGGTTGTATGAGTCGTCAGGGTTGATGTGA
- a CDS encoding rod shape-determining protein yields MGIDLGTANTLVYVSGKGIVLQEPSVVAIDQDAKVPLAVGEDAKRMLGRTPGNVVALRPLRDGVIADFDTAELMLKHFIARVHEGRTLVSPRIVIGIPSGVTGVERRAVEDAAKEAGAREVYLIDEPVAAAIGAGLPVAEPTGNMIVDIGGGTTEVAVLSLQGTVLSESVRVAGDELSESISQYMKKVHNLVIGDRTAEEIKITIGSAYPVGDDAMMEVRGLHMLSGLPRTVTAKAPEIRESMSEPLAVIVDAVKRTLERTPPELAADIIDRGIMLAGGGALLKGIDTLISHETGIVVHVAADPLSCVVLGTGRVLENFQQLQRVFSTRSRNY; encoded by the coding sequence ATGGGTATCGACCTTGGTACAGCGAATACGCTGGTTTATGTATCAGGGAAAGGAATTGTTCTCCAGGAACCTTCAGTTGTAGCGATTGACCAGGATGCAAAAGTTCCTCTTGCCGTTGGGGAAGATGCCAAGAGGATGCTGGGGCGGACTCCAGGCAACGTGGTTGCTCTGCGCCCTTTGCGGGATGGGGTAATCGCTGATTTTGATACCGCAGAGTTAATGCTCAAGCATTTCATTGCCCGCGTTCATGAAGGTAGAACCCTGGTATCACCCCGGATTGTGATTGGCATCCCCAGTGGAGTCACCGGGGTGGAACGCCGGGCTGTAGAAGATGCGGCTAAGGAGGCGGGTGCCCGCGAAGTTTATCTAATCGATGAACCTGTGGCAGCGGCGATCGGGGCTGGGCTGCCTGTGGCTGAACCCACAGGGAACATGATTGTTGACATTGGCGGTGGCACCACTGAAGTGGCGGTTCTGAGTTTGCAGGGGACTGTGCTGAGTGAGTCGGTGCGAGTGGCTGGAGACGAATTGAGCGAGTCAATCTCTCAGTATATGAAAAAGGTTCATAACCTGGTGATTGGCGATCGCACCGCTGAAGAAATTAAAATTACCATCGGTTCTGCCTACCCGGTTGGCGACGATGCCATGATGGAAGTCCGGGGGCTGCATATGCTCTCTGGCCTGCCCCGTACTGTCACAGCAAAAGCGCCTGAAATCCGAGAAAGCATGTCAGAGCCGCTGGCGGTCATTGTGGACGCCGTTAAACGCACCCTGGAACGGACTCCGCCTGAATTAGCTGCCGATATTATTGATCGCGGCATCATGCTGGCTGGTGGGGGTGCCCTATTGAAAGGAATTGATACGTTGATTAGCCATGAAACAGGGATCGTTGTGCATGTTGCCGCCGATCCACTCAGTTGTGTTGTTTTGGGTACAGGTCGTGTTCTGGAAAACTTCCAGCAATTACAGCGGGTTTTCAGCACCCGTTCGCGTAATTATTAG
- the mreC gene encoding rod shape-determining protein MreC, whose amino-acid sequence MFTLRRWWERHQVQIILAGLAIGSAVLVRQTEARFLFETYQFMTRPFQQAPTQRVLLENAQIQELQQRLTELESQNQRLQELLGYVSQKQQSPGISAPVVGRSASHWWQQVILGRGSGDGIKEGYVVMAPGGVVGRVTSVTPHSSRVLLLSDPSSRVGATISRSRFMGYIRGQYTNRAVMVFFDKVPDVRRGDVVTTSALSQLFPAGLPIGRVESVDLNKTPAPEAIIEFSAPVSFLEWAVVYPHTPRPQTTLPSKQQLDNDL is encoded by the coding sequence ATGTTCACACTTCGTCGCTGGTGGGAACGACATCAAGTCCAAATTATTCTGGCAGGTCTTGCCATTGGTTCTGCTGTGCTTGTGCGCCAGACTGAGGCAAGGTTTCTGTTTGAGACGTATCAGTTCATGACACGTCCTTTTCAGCAGGCTCCAACTCAAAGGGTCCTCCTGGAAAATGCCCAGATCCAGGAGCTGCAACAGCGTCTGACTGAGCTTGAAAGCCAGAACCAGAGGTTGCAAGAGCTTTTGGGTTATGTTTCCCAGAAGCAGCAGTCCCCCGGCATTTCTGCCCCGGTTGTGGGGCGCAGTGCCAGCCACTGGTGGCAACAGGTTATCTTAGGACGGGGCAGCGGGGATGGGATTAAAGAAGGCTACGTAGTCATGGCTCCAGGTGGCGTTGTGGGACGGGTAACCAGTGTCACTCCCCACAGCAGCCGGGTTTTGTTACTCAGTGATCCTTCCAGCCGGGTCGGTGCAACCATCAGCCGCAGTCGGTTTATGGGCTATATCCGGGGACAGTATACCAATCGGGCAGTGATGGTCTTTTTCGACAAAGTTCCGGATGTGCGACGGGGCGATGTGGTGACCACCTCAGCATTGAGTCAGCTATTTCCGGCTGGCCTGCCAATTGGACGGGTAGAGTCTGTGGATCTCAACAAAACTCCGGCTCCAGAAGCGATTATCGAATTTTCTGCTCCCGTCAGTTTCCTGGAGTGGGCAGTGGTTTATCCCCATACTCCGCGTCCGCAGACTACCCTTCCTTCCAAACAGCAGCTAGATAATGACCTATGA
- the mreD gene encoding rod shape-determining protein MreD: MKSESLSRSWEDHPFTRLLVNCAVTVGSLLLCLLILPTRLPGMELAGIGPNWLLIWVVAWSVKRTMVQGALAGLVLGLIQDGMTAPTPTHTLSLMLVGILTARLQKERYLQEDFISVALIAFGMAVLAETVMAIQYTFQGDRSLAEIWTYHQLIALSSAILSSLWAPVLYFPLKRWWEYVSELDGQS, translated from the coding sequence ATGAAGAGTGAATCTCTCAGTCGAAGCTGGGAAGACCATCCTTTTACCCGTCTTCTGGTTAACTGTGCTGTTACAGTTGGGTCACTTCTGTTGTGTTTGCTGATTTTGCCCACCCGTCTGCCAGGAATGGAACTGGCCGGGATTGGACCCAACTGGTTACTCATCTGGGTAGTTGCCTGGAGCGTCAAACGTACAATGGTTCAGGGGGCACTGGCCGGGCTGGTATTGGGGCTGATTCAGGATGGCATGACGGCCCCTACCCCGACCCATACCCTGAGCTTAATGCTGGTTGGCATTTTGACTGCCCGGTTACAGAAAGAGCGATACCTCCAGGAAGACTTTATCTCGGTGGCATTGATTGCCTTTGGCATGGCGGTGCTGGCAGAAACCGTTATGGCTATCCAGTATACTTTTCAGGGCGATCGCTCCCTGGCGGAAATCTGGACTTACCACCAATTGATTGCATTGAGTTCAGCCATTCTGAGCAGCCTCTGGGCACCTGTTCTTTACTTTCCCCTCAAGCGCTGGTGGGAGTATGTGAGTGAACTGGATGGGCAGTCTTAG
- a CDS encoding HAD-IIB family hydrolase has product MPLTPLSQALAANRLQLVQLVATDMDGTLTVAGKFTSILLQALERLNQAEIPVLIVTGRSAGWVSAVVNYLPVWGAIAENGGVVFTGRPESTTLLAPIRDIPQHRRQLAAVFQRLQSKFPQIQETADNAFRLTDWTFDIQGLSQDEIQHMGNLCQEWGWGFTYSTVQCHIKLAHQEKAIGLQQVLYQSFPAIAPAQVLTVGDSPNDVSLFDCSQFPLSVGVANVMDYSTQLIHQPAYITTNPEGEGFWELTQALLASD; this is encoded by the coding sequence ATGCCTCTTACTCCACTTTCCCAGGCATTGGCAGCAAATCGATTGCAGCTCGTTCAACTGGTTGCAACCGATATGGATGGCACGTTAACCGTTGCCGGGAAGTTTACGTCTATTCTGCTACAAGCACTGGAAAGACTGAACCAGGCAGAAATTCCGGTGCTGATTGTGACCGGGCGTTCCGCTGGTTGGGTGAGTGCGGTCGTGAACTATCTGCCAGTTTGGGGGGCGATCGCTGAAAATGGCGGTGTGGTTTTCACTGGCAGGCCCGAATCGACAACGCTGCTGGCTCCGATTCGAGATATCCCCCAGCACCGGCGGCAGCTTGCCGCCGTTTTCCAGCGCCTCCAAAGTAAATTTCCCCAGATTCAGGAAACGGCTGATAACGCCTTTCGCCTGACAGACTGGACCTTTGACATCCAGGGGCTTTCTCAGGATGAAATTCAGCATATGGGCAACCTTTGTCAGGAGTGGGGCTGGGGTTTCACTTACAGTACGGTTCAGTGCCACATTAAGCTCGCTCACCAGGAAAAGGCGATCGGGCTACAGCAAGTTCTGTACCAGTCTTTTCCAGCCATTGCCCCGGCGCAGGTTTTGACCGTCGGCGATAGCCCCAACGATGTCAGCCTGTTTGATTGCAGCCAATTTCCCCTGTCAGTAGGTGTAGCCAACGTGATGGATTATTCAACCCAACTTATCCATCAACCCGCCTACATCACCACCAATCCCGAAGGAGAAGGATTCTGGGAACTTACCCAGGCACTGCTGGCAAGCGATTAA
- the hemE gene encoding uroporphyrinogen decarboxylase, which translates to MTGSTQVPYLLRAARGEVLSRPPVWMMRQAGRYMKAYRELREKYPSFRERSEKVDLAVEISLQPFRAFQPDGVILFSDILTPLPGIGIPFDIIESRGPVIDPPIRSLEQIDQLRPLEPGVSLPFVREILQILRREVGDRATVLGFVGAPWTLAAYAIEGKSSKDYTVIKSMAFSQPAMLHRFLGKLADAIAVYLRYQIDAGAQVVQMFDSWAGQLSPQDYDTFALPYQQQVVRQVKATHPDTPMILYINGSAGILERMGQSGVDIVSVDWTVDMADACRRLGPHVGVQGNVDPCALFGSKEFIRDRILDTIRKASNRKHILNLGHGILPNTPEENAAYFFEVGKQADQLLAVHA; encoded by the coding sequence ATGACCGGGTCAACCCAGGTTCCCTACCTGTTACGGGCTGCGCGTGGTGAAGTATTAAGTCGCCCCCCTGTATGGATGATGCGTCAAGCAGGGCGCTACATGAAGGCATATCGGGAGTTGAGGGAAAAGTATCCTTCCTTCCGAGAGCGTTCTGAAAAAGTGGATCTGGCCGTTGAGATCTCTTTGCAGCCATTTCGGGCGTTTCAGCCGGATGGGGTGATTCTGTTTTCTGACATTCTGACGCCGCTACCAGGAATTGGGATTCCGTTTGATATTATTGAAAGCCGGGGTCCAGTGATTGATCCCCCAATTCGTAGCCTGGAGCAAATTGACCAGTTGCGTCCCCTGGAGCCAGGAGTTTCTCTGCCATTTGTTCGAGAAATTTTGCAAATTCTGCGTCGTGAAGTGGGCGATCGCGCCACTGTCCTGGGTTTTGTTGGAGCACCCTGGACGCTGGCAGCCTACGCCATTGAAGGGAAAAGTTCAAAAGATTACACGGTGATTAAGAGTATGGCATTCAGCCAGCCAGCGATGTTGCACAGGTTTTTGGGCAAGCTGGCAGATGCAATCGCGGTTTACCTGCGCTATCAAATTGACGCTGGCGCTCAGGTGGTTCAGATGTTTGATTCCTGGGCAGGGCAACTCAGTCCCCAGGACTATGACACCTTTGCCCTGCCCTATCAGCAGCAGGTGGTGCGTCAGGTGAAGGCAACCCATCCCGACACGCCCATGATCCTCTACATCAATGGTAGTGCCGGCATCCTGGAGCGGATGGGTCAGTCTGGGGTCGATATTGTCAGCGTGGACTGGACCGTAGATATGGCGGATGCCTGCCGTCGCTTAGGTCCTCATGTCGGAGTACAGGGGAATGTGGATCCCTGTGCCCTGTTCGGCTCCAAGGAGTTTATTCGCGATCGCATCCTCGATACCATTCGCAAAGCCAGCAACCGAAAACACATTCTGAATCTGGGGCATGGTATTCTACCCAACACGCCCGAAGAAAATGCTGCCTATTTCTTTGAAGTGGGTAAGCAGGCTGATCAGTTATTAGCTGTTCATGCTTAA
- a CDS encoding NAD-dependent epimerase/dehydratase family protein gives MTSKRIFVTGASGCIGHYVVEALIQETNHELYLLLRNPEKLKVDYRARPGIRILQADMREIEQFSSLLKTMDSAVLIATAWGGAEEVYDINVVKTLRLMSLLDPETCEQVIYFSTASILDRQNRLLKEAGEIGTDYIRSKYTCYRQMANLAIAPKITTLFPTLLLGGDSNKPQSHISSGIPQVEQWLWLLRFLQADASFHFIHGKDIAQIVRHLIDYPPAATDSRQLVLGNQPVTVNQAIEESCTYLNKRIFFRIPLTLGLANLIIRLFRIRMAAWDRFSMNYRHFTHRTVVNPETFGLPTFCATFTDVLKISGVGRKKPK, from the coding sequence ATGACATCCAAGCGGATTTTCGTGACTGGCGCGAGTGGCTGTATTGGTCACTATGTGGTCGAAGCCTTGATTCAAGAAACTAACCACGAACTTTACCTGCTGCTTAGAAACCCAGAAAAGCTGAAGGTAGACTACAGAGCGCGTCCGGGCATCAGGATCCTGCAGGCGGACATGCGGGAGATTGAGCAGTTCAGTTCCCTGCTGAAAACTATGGACAGTGCGGTGCTGATTGCCACTGCCTGGGGGGGAGCAGAAGAGGTTTACGACATCAACGTGGTCAAAACCCTTCGTCTGATGAGCCTGCTTGATCCAGAAACCTGCGAGCAGGTTATTTATTTCTCAACGGCCAGCATTCTGGATCGGCAAAACCGCTTACTCAAAGAAGCTGGAGAGATTGGTACAGACTACATTCGCTCTAAGTACACCTGCTACCGACAGATGGCAAATCTGGCGATCGCCCCCAAAATCACAACCCTGTTTCCGACTTTGCTGTTGGGTGGCGATAGCAACAAACCCCAATCCCATATTTCTTCAGGCATCCCTCAAGTAGAACAATGGCTATGGCTACTACGGTTTCTGCAAGCTGATGCCAGTTTCCATTTTATTCACGGCAAGGATATTGCCCAAATCGTTCGCCACCTGATCGACTATCCCCCGGCAGCAACCGATTCTCGCCAACTGGTTTTGGGCAATCAGCCAGTGACTGTGAACCAGGCGATCGAAGAATCCTGCACCTACTTGAACAAACGCATTTTTTTCCGCATTCCACTGACCCTGGGACTGGCAAACCTGATTATTCGTCTGTTCCGCATTCGCATGGCAGCCTGGGATCGGTTTTCGATGAACTACCGCCACTTTACCCATCGAACAGTGGTTAACCCAGAGACCTTTGGCTTACCCACCTTCTGCGCCACATTTACGGATGTCCTGAAGATCAGCGGAGTTGGACGAAAGAAGCCAAAATAG
- the larE gene encoding ATP-dependent sacrificial sulfur transferase LarE: MVTEKLEQLKALLAGMERALIAYSGGIDSTLVAKVAYDVLSDRALAVTAVSPSLLPEDLEDACVQAAEIGIAHELVETHELENPNYAANPVNRCYFCKSELHDRLKPLALERGYPYVVDGVNADDLTDYRPGIQAAKERGARSPLAEVGITKAEVREMAKLLDLSCWDKPAQPCLSSRFPYGEAITIAKLQRVGRAEAYLRRMGLKTYRVRSEGDTARIELPPEKIQEFVLTTDLPALVRAFQSFGFLYIALDLEGFSSGKLNRMLPSATPQVIQNQQSTAGLASG, encoded by the coding sequence ATGGTGACTGAAAAACTGGAACAACTGAAAGCCTTATTGGCAGGCATGGAGCGAGCGTTGATTGCCTATTCTGGGGGGATTGATAGTACCCTGGTGGCAAAGGTAGCTTACGATGTGCTCAGCGATCGCGCCCTGGCGGTGACGGCGGTTTCTCCCTCGCTCTTGCCAGAGGATCTGGAGGATGCCTGTGTGCAGGCGGCAGAAATTGGCATTGCCCATGAACTGGTGGAAACCCATGAGCTGGAGAACCCCAACTATGCAGCGAATCCGGTTAATCGCTGCTACTTCTGTAAAAGTGAATTACACGATAGGTTGAAGCCCCTGGCGCTGGAGCGGGGGTATCCTTATGTGGTCGATGGCGTCAATGCAGACGATCTGACAGATTACCGACCGGGGATCCAGGCAGCAAAGGAACGGGGAGCGCGATCGCCCCTGGCAGAAGTGGGTATCACTAAAGCTGAAGTGCGGGAAATGGCTAAACTTTTAGACCTGTCCTGCTGGGACAAACCCGCTCAACCCTGTCTCAGCTCCCGCTTTCCCTATGGAGAAGCCATCACAATTGCCAAATTACAGCGGGTTGGCAGAGCCGAAGCCTATCTGCGCCGGATGGGACTAAAAACTTACCGGGTTCGCTCCGAAGGCGACACTGCAAGGATTGAGTTGCCACCAGAGAAAATCCAGGAGTTCGTGTTGACCACCGATTTACCTGCCCTTGTTCGTGCTTTTCAGTCCTTTGGGTTTCTCTACATTGCCCTTGACCTGGAAGGGTTCAGCAGTGGCAAATTAAACCGGATGCTTCCGTCAGCAACCCCACAGGTGATACAAAATCAACAAAGCACAGCGGGACTGGCTTCAGGCTGA
- a CDS encoding photosystem I reaction center subunit IX, producing the protein MNHFLKYLTSAPVMATLAMVIFSGILIELNRFFPGLQYGTYFHSVP; encoded by the coding sequence ATGAATCACTTTTTGAAATACCTCACCAGTGCCCCTGTAATGGCAACACTGGCAATGGTCATTTTCTCGGGAATTTTGATTGAGCTTAACCGCTTTTTCCCGGGCTTACAGTATGGAACCTATTTCCATTCAGTCCCTTAG
- a CDS encoding Photosystem I reaction center subunit III, with protein MRKLLLLLLIPIASLILWSSTVSPASAEFLVPCSQSSAFQQRKSQAPDSYYFNKPFEVYGSELVCGEDGLPHLPIRLDRFIDVLIPFGIFLYTAGFIGWSGRSYLQAANKSSNPEEKEIFIDLPMAIQSFIKGLLWPLLFLQELTTGQLTAKDNEIPVSPR; from the coding sequence ATGCGAAAACTTTTGCTTCTTTTGCTGATTCCAATTGCGAGTCTAATTCTTTGGAGCAGCACTGTTTCTCCAGCCTCTGCTGAATTTCTGGTGCCTTGCAGCCAGTCTTCTGCCTTCCAGCAGCGCAAGAGCCAGGCTCCAGATAGTTATTACTTCAACAAACCGTTTGAGGTCTATGGTTCAGAGCTGGTTTGTGGTGAAGATGGACTTCCCCATTTGCCGATTAGACTTGATCGATTCATTGATGTTTTGATCCCGTTTGGCATCTTTCTCTATACCGCTGGGTTCATTGGCTGGTCTGGACGTTCGTACTTACAGGCAGCGAACAAGTCCAGTAATCCAGAGGAAAAGGAGATTTTTATCGATCTCCCAATGGCAATTCAGTCTTTTATCAAAGGATTGCTTTGGCCCCTCCTTTTCCTGCAAGAATTAACAACAGGTCAACTGACCGCCAAAGACAATGAAATTCCAGTTTCACCCCGCTAG
- the psaI gene encoding photosystem I reaction center subunit VIII: MVTDITQLTGDYAASWLPWLMIPLVFYILPFPIVALVFLWIEKESAEEET, translated from the coding sequence ATGGTGACAGATATCACTCAGTTGACCGGCGACTATGCGGCTTCCTGGCTACCCTGGCTTATGATTCCCCTGGTTTTCTATATTCTTCCTTTTCCCATCGTTGCCCTTGTCTTTTTGTGGATAGAAAAAGAGTCGGCTGAGGAAGAAACCTGA
- a CDS encoding photosystem I reaction center subunit XI, producing MTATSQTDLSAVYQGVDPVKPYKGDPFRGNLSTPFNDSPIVRAYIQNLPAYRPGLTPFMRGLEIGMAHGFFLVGPQVVVGPLRETAHGANLSGLITAIYITASACLGISIFALATFQGDPRGTYNSNSKDPLRPLKKKEDWFQLCGGIFLGSMGGAVFAYLLLENFSDLDAILRGAVNVSQNLFPWIFG from the coding sequence ATGACCGCAACAAGTCAGACAGATTTATCCGCTGTCTATCAAGGAGTTGACCCTGTTAAACCCTATAAAGGCGACCCATTTCGTGGAAATCTATCGACTCCCTTTAACGATTCCCCCATTGTTAGAGCCTACATCCAAAACCTGCCTGCCTACCGTCCTGGTTTAACCCCCTTCATGCGTGGACTGGAAATCGGAATGGCACATGGTTTCTTTCTGGTGGGTCCCCAGGTGGTCGTTGGCCCCCTGAGAGAAACTGCCCACGGGGCAAATTTGAGTGGATTAATTACCGCCATTTACATTACCGCCTCCGCCTGCCTGGGAATTTCAATTTTTGCGCTGGCAACGTTTCAGGGAGATCCACGGGGCACCTACAACTCCAACTCAAAAGATCCGCTCAGACCACTGAAGAAAAAAGAGGATTGGTTCCAACTTTGTGGTGGCATCTTTTTGGGTTCAATGGGAGGTGCCGTTTTTGCCTATTTGCTGTTAGAAAACTTCTCGGATCTGGATGCTATTCTGCGGGGAGCCGTCAACGTTAGTCAGAATCTATTCCCCTGGATTTTTGGGTAA